A genomic window from Arthrobacter globiformis includes:
- a CDS encoding metal-dependent hydrolase, with the protein MGGHHAASGAAAWVAIAATGPYTLGWYPLDTTGVLIGGMATAGTALVCDWDHRSSTVAHSLPPLSNMIAVGIENASGGHRQGTHSVLGAAMFVLLAAVAAQIQVDTPWGVLSVGAGLLCMFMINIAAKALKLFPKSGWIANWVFALAMAGLVTWFAPHQWTWLPMSMLIGVVVHIVGDMVTTGGVPLLWPLVIKPPRFLRRMWVLRNFWRPNGAFSIPLLGRAGSRREWLVLIPVSGYAMVGMCLAAWSLAGTHFPAALALAGRLASSLLGLP; encoded by the coding sequence ATGGGAGGACACCACGCCGCGTCAGGAGCCGCGGCGTGGGTGGCTATTGCCGCGACGGGGCCGTACACCCTGGGCTGGTACCCGCTGGACACCACCGGTGTGCTGATCGGCGGCATGGCGACGGCGGGCACCGCCCTGGTGTGCGACTGGGACCACCGCTCCAGCACCGTGGCACACTCGCTGCCGCCGCTGTCCAACATGATCGCCGTGGGCATCGAGAATGCCAGCGGCGGCCACCGGCAGGGCACGCATTCGGTGCTGGGGGCGGCCATGTTCGTGCTGCTCGCCGCCGTTGCGGCGCAGATCCAGGTGGACACGCCGTGGGGTGTGCTGTCCGTTGGTGCCGGGCTGCTGTGCATGTTCATGATCAACATCGCCGCCAAGGCGCTGAAACTGTTTCCGAAGTCCGGGTGGATCGCCAACTGGGTCTTTGCCTTGGCCATGGCCGGCCTGGTGACCTGGTTTGCGCCCCACCAGTGGACCTGGCTGCCCATGTCCATGCTGATCGGCGTCGTGGTGCACATCGTTGGCGACATGGTGACCACCGGCGGCGTTCCGCTCCTCTGGCCGCTGGTGATCAAACCGCCAAGGTTCCTCCGCCGGATGTGGGTGTTGCGGAACTTCTGGCGGCCCAACGGCGCGTTCTCCATCCCGCTGCTGGGCCGGGCGGGGTCCCGGCGGGAATGGCTGGTGCTGATACCGGTGAGCGGCTACGCCATGGTGGGAATGTGCCTGGCGGCGTGGTCGCTGGCAGGCACGCATTTTCCTGCGGCGCTGGCCCTGGCCGGCCGGCTGGCCAGCAGCCTGCTGGGACTGCCCTGA
- the deoC gene encoding deoxyribose-phosphate aldolase yields MSNEASPGTGTATSPAGSPGEGSGAPGIASFIDHTLLKPDASEGEILKVCAEAAEYKFKSVCVNPVWVKTVKTALKGTGVLTCSVVGFPLGATPSDVKAFEARGAVLDGADEVDMVIDIAAARASDRGALVDDIKAVAEAVHAGEAILKVIIETALLSDDQKVLACEAAVEAGADFVKTSTGFNGGGATAGDIALMRRTVGPDLGVKASGGVRSLEDAQAMIAAGATRIGASSGIAIVKGEQGSSAY; encoded by the coding sequence ATGAGCAACGAAGCCAGCCCCGGAACGGGCACCGCCACCAGCCCCGCAGGATCTCCCGGCGAGGGTAGCGGGGCGCCGGGCATCGCTTCCTTCATCGACCACACGCTGCTGAAGCCGGACGCCAGCGAGGGGGAAATCCTCAAGGTGTGCGCCGAGGCCGCCGAGTACAAATTCAAGTCGGTGTGCGTGAACCCGGTGTGGGTCAAGACGGTCAAGACGGCACTCAAGGGCACCGGCGTGCTCACCTGTTCCGTGGTGGGTTTCCCGCTGGGCGCCACGCCCAGCGACGTCAAGGCCTTCGAGGCGCGCGGTGCCGTGCTGGACGGTGCCGACGAAGTGGACATGGTCATCGACATCGCTGCGGCCAGGGCCTCGGACAGGGGCGCCCTGGTGGACGACATCAAGGCCGTTGCCGAGGCCGTCCACGCCGGAGAGGCGATCCTCAAGGTCATCATCGAGACTGCCCTGCTCAGCGATGACCAGAAGGTCCTGGCCTGCGAAGCGGCCGTGGAGGCCGGCGCCGATTTCGTCAAGACCTCCACGGGCTTCAACGGCGGCGGCGCCACCGCCGGGGACATCGCCCTCATGCGGCGCACCGTGGGCCCGGACCTGGGTGTCAAGGCCTCCGGCGGCGTGCGGTCCCTCGAGGACGCACAGGCTATGATTGCTGCAGGTGCAACACGTATTGGCGCCAGCTCCGGTATTGCAATCGTCAAAGGCGAACAGGGTTCGTCTGCGTACTGA
- a CDS encoding FAD-dependent oxidoreductase, giving the protein MSAPAQFPSIATVPSTDPSSGPAADAASKILIAGAGPAAQALVAQLAAAQFSGTVTVLSSRDDAPDDLLELAALPFVSVRFGQPASHIDATAKVVTTADGMEFSYDELVIATGSAPVHSPVDGSGRCLNYSTIDDAARIGHAVKEVTRVLGRRPLGILVGTGPAAGQAEAVLRARGVRPVRTTARPAAVVPTLAGSVLPAAGVVFEDGSRMNGDLVVLAEDRTPRDGLAAAAGVETAASGGIVVGRDFRSSVPGIWAIGDAAAFDGVRLGLLVASGSAAGVCAAELMAALSVGQLATAA; this is encoded by the coding sequence ATGTCCGCTCCGGCACAGTTTCCGTCCATCGCCACCGTTCCCTCCACCGATCCCTCATCCGGACCGGCCGCTGACGCCGCTTCGAAAATCCTCATCGCCGGTGCCGGCCCGGCCGCCCAGGCGCTGGTGGCCCAGTTGGCCGCGGCACAGTTCTCCGGGACCGTGACGGTGCTGAGCAGCCGGGACGACGCCCCTGACGACCTGCTGGAACTGGCCGCCCTGCCGTTTGTCTCCGTGCGCTTCGGCCAGCCCGCCAGCCACATCGACGCCACCGCCAAGGTGGTCACCACCGCCGACGGCATGGAATTCTCGTACGACGAGCTGGTCATCGCCACCGGCTCGGCCCCGGTGCACTCGCCGGTGGACGGCTCCGGCCGCTGCCTCAACTACTCCACCATCGATGACGCCGCCAGGATCGGCCACGCCGTCAAGGAAGTCACCCGGGTCCTCGGCCGCAGGCCGCTGGGCATCCTGGTGGGCACCGGTCCCGCCGCCGGCCAGGCCGAAGCGGTGCTCCGCGCCCGCGGCGTCCGGCCGGTCCGCACCACTGCCCGGCCCGCCGCCGTCGTGCCAACCCTTGCCGGCTCCGTGCTGCCGGCCGCCGGCGTCGTGTTCGAGGACGGCAGCCGCATGAACGGCGACCTCGTGGTCCTCGCCGAGGACCGCACGCCCCGGGACGGCCTGGCCGCCGCCGCTGGCGTGGAGACGGCAGCGTCAGGCGGGATCGTCGTCGGCCGCGACTTCCGCTCCTCCGTGCCGGGCATCTGGGCCATCGGCGACGCGGCAGCGTTCGACGGCGTGCGGCTGGGCCTGCTGGTGGCGTCCGGGTCCGCTGCCGGCGTCTGCGCGGCCGAGCTCATGGCGGCACTTTCGGTGGGGCAGCTGGCTACCGCTGCCTAG
- a CDS encoding uroporphyrinogen-III synthase — protein sequence MNALAPTETAPTETAPTETAPEAPAAEAPLEGFRIGVTSHRRSRDLIEALERRGAEVLHAPALKIAPVNEDISLIEDTKAIIAAKPDLCIATTAYGMRRWCEAADASGIGEQLLETLGACRMFVRGPKARGAVRAAGLADVGISSDETTATLVDMLLAEGVRGKTVAVQLHGYTDVRQLERLRMSGATVLTVTPYRWVKPDGADRLPRLIEAACSGNLDVLTFTSAPAVDAMWSTAHEMGLYKQLVESLKTTVTTAVVGPVTAQPLLDAGITPLVPERFRMGALIRLVCEHLALNHVRRLDTRSGNVELRGRSLRIDGEAVEIAPAPLLLLRALLGAGGAVLSRESLSELLELRGSVHALDMTVSRLRSSLPDGKLVETVVKRGYRIRV from the coding sequence ATGAATGCACTGGCCCCCACTGAAACAGCCCCCACGGAGACAGCACCCACCGAGACAGCGCCGGAGGCACCTGCTGCCGAAGCCCCCTTGGAGGGTTTCCGGATTGGTGTGACATCCCACCGCCGTTCGCGGGACCTCATCGAGGCCCTGGAACGCCGCGGCGCCGAGGTGCTGCATGCCCCGGCCCTGAAGATCGCCCCGGTAAACGAGGACATCAGCCTCATCGAGGACACCAAGGCGATCATCGCGGCCAAGCCCGACCTCTGCATCGCCACCACCGCCTACGGCATGCGCCGCTGGTGCGAGGCGGCGGACGCGTCCGGGATCGGTGAGCAGCTGCTGGAAACCCTGGGCGCCTGCCGGATGTTCGTCCGCGGACCCAAGGCCCGCGGCGCCGTGCGCGCGGCCGGCCTGGCCGACGTCGGAATCAGCAGCGACGAGACCACGGCGACGCTGGTGGACATGCTGCTGGCGGAGGGCGTGCGCGGCAAGACCGTTGCAGTGCAGCTACACGGCTACACGGATGTCCGCCAGCTGGAACGGCTGCGCATGTCCGGCGCCACGGTGCTGACCGTGACCCCGTACCGCTGGGTCAAGCCCGACGGCGCCGACCGGCTCCCCCGCCTGATCGAGGCGGCGTGCAGCGGCAACCTGGACGTCCTGACGTTCACGAGTGCCCCCGCGGTGGACGCCATGTGGAGCACGGCCCATGAGATGGGGCTGTACAAACAGCTGGTGGAGAGCCTCAAGACCACGGTAACGACCGCCGTCGTCGGTCCGGTGACGGCGCAGCCGCTGCTGGACGCCGGCATCACTCCCCTGGTGCCGGAGCGGTTCCGGATGGGTGCGCTGATCCGGCTGGTGTGCGAGCACCTCGCGCTGAACCACGTGCGCCGCCTCGACACGCGCTCCGGAAACGTGGAACTGCGCGGCCGGTCGCTGCGCATTGACGGCGAGGCCGTGGAGATCGCCCCGGCGCCGCTGCTGCTGCTCCGCGCGCTCCTGGGCGCCGGCGGTGCGGTCCTGTCCCGGGAGTCGCTCTCCGAGCTCCTGGAACTGCGCGGCTCGGTGCACGCGCTGGACATGACGGTCAGCCGGCTCCGCTCCTCCCTGCCGGACGGCAAGCTCGTGGAGACCGTGGTGAAGCGCGGATACCGCATCCGCGTCTAG
- the cobA gene encoding uroporphyrinogen-III C-methyltransferase has product MQLSIDLTGREVLVTGSDHAARQAVRRYKAAGAVVSRLSTPHGAGHDGPLPERPFLVAAVNDGQPGWEALLERCRATGIPVSAEPAAGPVGHVTLVGGGPGTTELLTVAAVKALRDADVVFYDRLAPYQELPSLTSAELVDVGKKPGHHKVSQGDIEKLMVASALEGNNVVRLKGGDPYVFGRGGEEVASCVAAGVPVRVISGVTSAISVPAAAGIPVTHREVSHMFTVVSGHAPLTEKELTHLAGLGGTIVVLMGIGTLHHLAAGLRRAGMRTDMPMAVVERGYRPGQKTTIAELGTITTAAAGCSNPAVLVIGEVVRVAEANRGHAEAAAELDRLAASLLGS; this is encoded by the coding sequence ATGCAGCTCAGCATTGATCTCACCGGCCGCGAAGTCCTGGTCACCGGCTCCGACCACGCCGCCCGCCAGGCCGTCCGCCGCTACAAGGCGGCCGGCGCCGTCGTCTCCCGCCTCAGCACCCCGCACGGTGCCGGCCATGACGGCCCCTTGCCCGAGCGCCCGTTCCTGGTCGCAGCAGTCAACGACGGCCAGCCGGGCTGGGAGGCCCTGCTGGAGCGGTGCCGCGCCACCGGCATCCCTGTTTCCGCCGAACCGGCTGCAGGCCCGGTGGGCCACGTCACGCTGGTCGGCGGCGGCCCCGGCACCACCGAACTGCTGACCGTGGCGGCCGTCAAGGCCCTGCGTGATGCCGACGTCGTGTTCTACGACCGTTTGGCCCCCTATCAGGAACTGCCCTCCCTGACCTCGGCCGAACTGGTGGATGTGGGCAAGAAGCCCGGGCACCACAAGGTCAGCCAGGGCGACATCGAAAAGCTCATGGTCGCTTCCGCCCTGGAAGGCAACAACGTGGTCCGGCTCAAGGGCGGGGACCCCTACGTCTTCGGCCGCGGCGGGGAGGAAGTTGCCTCGTGCGTCGCCGCCGGCGTGCCCGTCCGCGTGATCTCTGGCGTCACCAGTGCGATCTCCGTTCCGGCAGCTGCCGGAATCCCCGTCACGCACCGCGAAGTCAGCCACATGTTCACGGTTGTTTCCGGCCATGCCCCGCTGACCGAGAAGGAACTCACCCACCTCGCAGGGCTGGGCGGCACTATCGTGGTGCTTATGGGAATTGGAACGCTGCACCACCTGGCCGCGGGCCTGCGCCGGGCCGGGATGCGCACGGACATGCCCATGGCTGTGGTGGAGCGCGGCTACCGGCCGGGCCAGAAGACCACCATCGCGGAACTGGGCACCATCACTACTGCCGCCGCCGGCTGCAGCAACCCCGCCGTCCTGGTGATCGGCGAGGTGGTGCGGGTGGCTGAGGCCAACCGCGGGCATGCCGAGGCCGCGGCGGAGCTCGACCGCCTGGCGGCCTCGCTGCTGGGTTCGTGA
- the nirD gene encoding nitrite reductase small subunit NirD, whose product MTATLELEDLATGYAAGWHRVCAVEDLELSWGEAALVAGRQVALFRTGPSEVFAVAQEDPATGAFVMARGILGSRGARPTIASPLHKEVYDLETGECFGNEDLRLAAYGTRIVDGFIEVEL is encoded by the coding sequence ATGACGGCAACACTGGAACTTGAGGATCTCGCCACCGGATATGCAGCAGGCTGGCACCGTGTCTGTGCGGTGGAGGACTTGGAACTGTCCTGGGGCGAAGCGGCACTCGTGGCCGGCCGGCAAGTGGCCCTGTTCCGCACAGGCCCCAGTGAGGTTTTCGCCGTAGCGCAGGAGGACCCGGCCACCGGCGCCTTCGTCATGGCACGCGGCATCCTCGGATCACGCGGCGCACGCCCCACGATCGCCTCGCCGCTCCACAAGGAGGTCTACGACCTCGAAACGGGCGAGTGCTTCGGCAACGAGGACCTTCGCCTGGCCGCGTACGGCACCCGCATCGTGGACGGCTTCATCGAGGTTGAGCTCTAA
- a CDS encoding phospho-sugar mutase, producing the protein MTSSEADLQLLNDARAWAAQDPDPRTAATLTELVKLTEAGTPAARQDLEDSFRGTLQFGTAGLRAALGPGPNRMNRVVVRRAAAGFATFLVRAVAEAAPGTRPRAVVGYDARYNSDIFATETAAVLTAAGIETFLMPAALPTPLLAYAVRALECDGGVMVTASHNPPQDNGYKVYLGRHAVEENGRGAQIVAPYDALIATEISNVGDLASIPLAQDGWTVLGAGIVQDYEAATAGLADRGLFPARDLKIVLTPLHGVGGTTAVAVLRAAGFTDVTLVSEQAEPDPDFPTVSFPNPEEPGALDLALGAAMQADADIVLANDPDADRAAVAAKDPDTGAWRMLRGDEVGALLGAHVVARLAAGVDGSEAGAGGGVFASSIVSSRLLARIAAAAGYAHEETLTGFKWISRVPGLVYGYEEALGYCVAPDLVRDKDGLSAAVLIAELAAAAKSEGKTIFDTLDELYLVHGLHASDQLNIRVGDLGLLDAMMNRLRVNPPESFGGSAVASFVDLAEGSEQLPPTDGLLYVTRDLSRVIIRPSGTEPKLKCYLEVIQSVGSAAELPEARLAARAALDQVLTDVREALGL; encoded by the coding sequence ATGACGTCCTCCGAAGCCGATCTGCAGCTGCTCAACGACGCCCGTGCCTGGGCTGCCCAGGATCCGGACCCGCGCACCGCGGCAACGCTGACCGAACTCGTGAAACTCACCGAGGCCGGCACGCCCGCCGCCCGGCAGGACCTCGAAGACAGCTTCCGGGGAACTCTGCAGTTCGGAACGGCGGGCCTGCGTGCCGCCCTGGGACCGGGGCCCAACCGGATGAACCGCGTCGTGGTCCGCCGCGCGGCGGCGGGCTTCGCCACTTTTCTGGTCCGGGCGGTGGCGGAGGCTGCGCCCGGCACACGGCCACGCGCCGTCGTCGGCTATGACGCCCGCTACAACTCAGACATCTTCGCCACGGAGACGGCGGCGGTGCTCACCGCGGCCGGAATCGAGACGTTCCTAATGCCGGCTGCCCTGCCGACGCCGCTACTGGCGTATGCGGTCCGGGCGCTGGAATGCGACGGCGGTGTGATGGTCACAGCCAGCCACAACCCTCCGCAGGACAACGGCTACAAGGTGTACCTCGGCCGTCATGCCGTGGAGGAAAACGGCCGGGGCGCGCAGATCGTGGCGCCGTACGACGCCCTGATCGCCACCGAAATCAGCAACGTGGGCGACCTTGCCTCGATCCCCCTGGCCCAGGACGGATGGACGGTCCTGGGCGCCGGGATCGTTCAGGACTACGAGGCCGCCACGGCGGGGCTTGCCGACCGCGGGCTGTTCCCGGCCCGGGACCTGAAAATCGTCCTGACACCGCTGCACGGCGTGGGCGGCACCACGGCTGTCGCCGTGCTCCGGGCAGCCGGGTTCACCGACGTGACACTGGTCAGCGAGCAGGCCGAGCCGGACCCGGACTTCCCCACCGTCAGTTTTCCCAACCCCGAGGAACCCGGCGCCCTGGATCTGGCGCTTGGCGCGGCGATGCAGGCGGACGCGGACATTGTCCTGGCCAACGACCCGGACGCGGACCGCGCCGCGGTGGCCGCGAAGGACCCGGACACGGGTGCGTGGCGGATGCTGCGGGGCGATGAGGTGGGCGCCCTCCTGGGAGCGCATGTCGTGGCGCGGCTGGCCGCCGGGGTCGACGGCTCCGAAGCGGGCGCGGGCGGCGGGGTGTTCGCCAGTTCGATTGTTTCGTCCCGGCTGCTTGCACGCATCGCGGCGGCAGCAGGCTACGCCCACGAGGAGACGCTCACGGGGTTCAAGTGGATTTCGCGGGTGCCGGGCCTCGTCTACGGCTATGAGGAGGCGCTGGGCTACTGCGTTGCACCGGATCTGGTCCGCGACAAGGACGGACTGTCCGCCGCGGTGCTGATTGCGGAACTCGCGGCCGCGGCCAAGTCCGAGGGCAAGACGATCTTCGACACCCTGGACGAGCTGTACCTGGTCCACGGGCTTCACGCTAGTGACCAGCTGAACATCCGGGTGGGCGACCTCGGCCTGCTGGACGCCATGATGAACCGGCTGCGCGTGAACCCGCCCGAATCATTTGGCGGTTCGGCCGTGGCGTCATTCGTTGATCTGGCCGAAGGCAGCGAACAGCTGCCTCCGACCGACGGGCTGCTCTACGTGACACGCGACCTGAGCCGTGTGATCATCCGGCCCAGCGGCACCGAGCCGAAGCTCAAGTGCTACCTGGAGGTCATCCAAAGCGTCGGCTCGGCCGCTGAACTGCCCGAAGCCCGGCTGGCGGCCAGGGCCGCGCTGGACCAGGTGCTCACTGACGTGCGCGAGGCCCTGGGCCTCTAA
- a CDS encoding RrF2 family transcriptional regulator, which translates to MKLNQGVEWALHCCVNLTWASAGEPISSGRLAELYKLPPAYLNKQLQCLVRAGVLQSVSGPRGGFQLARRADRISVLDVVLAIEGRDLAFRCDGILANCPGGEADEDYLRSCIISQSMRQAELAWRTELARQTVAGIAQSLERRFPQARADSLAQLRATSDGRD; encoded by the coding sequence GTGAAGCTGAACCAGGGGGTGGAGTGGGCCCTGCACTGCTGCGTGAACCTGACATGGGCATCCGCAGGGGAACCGATCAGCAGCGGCCGGCTGGCCGAGCTGTATAAACTGCCGCCGGCCTACCTGAACAAGCAGCTTCAGTGCCTCGTGCGGGCAGGCGTCCTGCAGTCCGTGTCCGGCCCCAGGGGCGGGTTCCAGCTGGCGCGCCGGGCCGACCGGATCTCAGTGCTGGACGTGGTGCTGGCCATCGAAGGCCGGGACCTGGCGTTCCGCTGCGACGGCATCCTGGCGAACTGCCCCGGCGGTGAGGCGGACGAGGACTACCTCCGGAGCTGCATCATTTCGCAGTCCATGCGCCAGGCGGAGCTGGCCTGGCGCACCGAACTCGCGCGGCAGACCGTGGCAGGCATCGCACAGTCCCTCGAACGGCGCTTTCCCCAGGCACGTGCCGACTCGCTCGCCCAACTGCGCGCCACCAGCGACGGGCGGGATTAG
- a CDS encoding purine-nucleoside phosphorylase, translating into MSTTDFLGTDPFEAARTAADYIASETGVEAHDTALVLGSGWAEAADLIGETTATLAASEVPGFSAPAVEGHVGTIRSVLTREGKRALVLGARTHYYEGKGVRAVAHGVRTAAAAGCRTLVITNGCGGLNEDWAPGTPVLIKDHINLTATSPLEGATFVDLTDLYSSRLRGLARDVDPSLNEGVYAQFTGPHYETPAEVQYAKRIGADLVGMSTALEAIAARHAGMEVFGISLVTNLAAGISPTPLSHEEVLEAGHAAGPRISKLLAEIIGRL; encoded by the coding sequence GTGAGCACAACAGATTTCCTGGGCACGGACCCCTTCGAAGCAGCGCGGACGGCCGCAGACTACATCGCGTCGGAGACCGGCGTCGAGGCACACGACACCGCCCTGGTCCTGGGCTCAGGCTGGGCCGAGGCCGCCGACCTCATCGGCGAGACCACCGCGACGCTGGCGGCCTCGGAGGTCCCCGGCTTTTCGGCTCCGGCCGTGGAGGGACACGTGGGCACGATTCGTTCCGTGCTGACCCGCGAAGGCAAGCGCGCACTGGTCCTCGGCGCCCGCACCCACTACTACGAGGGCAAGGGCGTCCGCGCCGTTGCCCACGGCGTGCGCACCGCGGCCGCCGCCGGCTGCCGAACCCTGGTGATCACCAACGGCTGCGGCGGACTCAACGAAGACTGGGCCCCCGGCACCCCCGTGCTCATCAAAGATCACATAAACCTCACCGCGACGTCCCCGCTCGAAGGCGCAACCTTCGTGGACCTGACCGACCTGTACTCATCGCGGCTGCGGGGCCTGGCCCGCGACGTCGACCCGTCCCTGAATGAAGGTGTCTACGCCCAGTTCACCGGCCCGCATTACGAGACGCCGGCCGAGGTGCAGTACGCCAAGCGGATCGGTGCCGACCTCGTGGGTATGTCGACTGCGCTGGAGGCCATCGCCGCCCGGCACGCCGGCATGGAGGTCTTCGGCATCTCGCTGGTCACCAATCTCGCGGCCGGCATCAGCCCGACCCCGCTGAGCCATGAGGAAGTGCTCGAAGCCGGACACGCTGCCGGGCCGCGCATCTCCAAGCTCCTCGCGGAGATCATCGGCCGGCTCTAG
- a CDS encoding NAD(P)H-quinone dehydrogenase, whose amino-acid sequence MTMHPDFSAPRIAILGGGPGGYEAAMVAASLGAQVTIIERSGLGGSAVLTDVVPSKTLIATSDLMTRVSGAGELGVKFDVDGGDFVPVMRADLKHINDRLLGLARQQSLDIQTGLEHQNVRILNGSGKLVDNHTIEVLTADGTETVEADAILLTVGAHPRELPTARPDGERILNWAQIYNLDELPEELIVVGSGVTGAEFASAYNGLGSKVTLISSRDRVLPGSDTDAAEVLEDVFERRGVKVLSRSRAETVERTDDGVVVTLGDGSKVTGSHCLVCVGSIPNTAGIGLEEAGVALTESGHIKVDGVSRTTAPNIYAAGDCTGVLALASVAAMQGRIAIAHFLGDQVTPIKLHQVASNIFTSPEIASVGVSEAEIESGKYQGDIIKLSLQSNARAKMRNVKDGFVKIFARKGSGTVIGGVVVGANASELIFAISIAVKQKLHVDDVASTFTVYPSLSGSISEAARRLHVHI is encoded by the coding sequence GTGACTATGCATCCTGATTTCAGCGCCCCCCGAATCGCAATTCTCGGCGGAGGTCCGGGTGGCTATGAAGCCGCCATGGTGGCCGCCTCGCTGGGAGCCCAAGTCACCATCATCGAGCGCTCCGGCCTCGGCGGCTCCGCCGTGCTGACCGACGTCGTGCCGTCCAAGACGCTGATCGCGACCTCGGACCTGATGACCCGCGTCAGCGGCGCCGGCGAGCTGGGAGTCAAGTTCGACGTCGACGGCGGGGACTTCGTTCCGGTCATGCGCGCGGATCTCAAGCACATCAACGACCGCCTGCTCGGCCTCGCCCGCCAGCAGTCCCTCGACATCCAGACCGGTCTGGAGCACCAGAACGTCCGCATCCTCAACGGCTCCGGCAAGCTGGTGGACAATCACACCATCGAGGTCCTGACCGCTGACGGAACCGAAACCGTCGAGGCTGACGCCATCCTGCTGACCGTCGGTGCCCACCCGCGGGAACTGCCCACGGCACGGCCGGACGGCGAACGGATCCTGAACTGGGCACAGATCTACAACCTGGACGAGCTGCCGGAGGAATTGATCGTGGTGGGCTCCGGCGTGACCGGCGCCGAGTTCGCCTCCGCCTACAACGGCCTGGGCTCGAAGGTCACCCTGATCTCCAGCCGCGACCGCGTGCTTCCGGGTTCCGACACCGACGCCGCCGAGGTGCTGGAAGACGTTTTCGAACGCCGCGGCGTGAAGGTACTGTCCCGTTCCCGGGCCGAGACGGTGGAACGGACCGACGACGGCGTGGTGGTCACCCTCGGTGACGGTTCCAAGGTCACCGGCAGCCACTGCCTGGTGTGCGTGGGCTCCATTCCCAACACCGCCGGCATCGGCCTGGAGGAAGCCGGCGTGGCGCTGACCGAGAGCGGCCACATCAAGGTGGACGGCGTGTCCCGCACCACTGCCCCGAACATCTACGCCGCCGGCGACTGCACCGGCGTCCTGGCGCTCGCCTCCGTCGCCGCCATGCAGGGCCGGATCGCCATTGCGCACTTCCTGGGCGACCAGGTGACCCCCATCAAGCTGCACCAGGTGGCGTCCAACATCTTCACGTCACCGGAGATCGCGTCAGTGGGCGTGTCCGAGGCCGAGATCGAATCAGGCAAGTACCAGGGCGACATCATCAAGCTCTCCCTGCAGAGCAACGCCCGCGCCAAGATGCGCAACGTCAAGGACGGCTTCGTCAAGATCTTCGCCCGCAAGGGATCGGGCACCGTGATCGGCGGCGTGGTGGTCGGCGCCAACGCGTCCGAGCTGATCTTCGCCATCTCCATCGCGGTGAAGCAGAAACTGCACGTCGACGACGTCGCCAGCACCTTCACGGTGTACCCGTCCCTGAGCGGCTCCATCTCCGAGGCGGCACGGCGCCTGCACGTGCACATCTAG